From the genome of Solanum lycopersicum chromosome 12, SLM_r2.1:
catgaaagttTTGGGTGCATCTCCTGAAGGCAAAAAGTAATGCTTTTGAATCATTTAAAGAGTGGAAGATTTTGGTTGACAATTtaattgagagaaaaataaagtatcTTCACACAGACAATGGCTTGGAGTTTTGCAATGAAGAATTTAATGATTTCTGCAAGGTTCATGGGATCGCAAGACATAAGATGGCCAGGCACACATCATAGCAGAATGGAGTTGCTGAAACAATGAACAGAACTCTTCCTGAGAAGGCTCGTTGTATGCTCTTAAAAGCCAAGATGTCCAGAGTATTTTGGTCTGAAGCAGTTCATATTGCTTCTCATATTGTCAATCGATCTCCAGCATCAGCGATTGACTTTAAGACTCCGAATGAGGTCTGGTCAGGTGAACCCTCTAAGTATTCATCCTTACGAATATTTGGGTGTCCAGATTATTATCATGTTAATGAAGGAAAACTTGAACCAAAGGCTAAAAAGGCCATATTTGTAGGGTATGTAGATGGAGTAAAAGGGTACAAACTATGGTGTTTTTCTTTACTCAAATTTTTAGTTAGTAGAGATGTTACCTTTGATGAATCCTATATTGTTGATcctcttaaatttttttggagtTATCAAGAAATAAGAACAATCAGGTGGAGCTACCGGTGGAGCTTACTAAGGAACGGGATCAAGAGACTGAAATTGATTAGTCAAATGATGCAGATCTTGAAGAACTTGCTTTTAATGAGCTATACACAATTGCGAAGGGAAGGGACAAAAGACAGATACAGAAATCGGAATGTCTTATAGAGCAAGAAAATCTTATTGCACTTGTGTTCATAGCTGTAGAAGAAGAGATTAAGGATCTCAATCCCTCTTCatatgttgaagcaactttttGCAAAGATGCTGCACAATGGCAGTTAGTCATGATGGAAGAGATGGAGTCTCTTCAAAAAAATGAGACATGGATCTTAGTTAAAAGGCTAAGGGGATGAGGACAGATGGATGCAAATTGGTCTACATAAATAAAGAAGGTATTCCAAAAGTGAAAGATGCTAGATTCAAGGCGAGATCGGTTGCAAAGGGTTTCAGTCAGAAGGAGGGAATTGACTACAATGATATCTTCTCTCCAGTAGTGAAACATCACTCCATTTGCGTTCTATTAGCATTGGTTGCACAATTTGATTTAGATCTTCAACAACTTGATGTCAAAATTGCTTTCTTACATGGTGATCTAGAAGAGACAATCTATATATATCAGCCTGAGGTTTCATAGCTGAAGGAAAAGAAGACCATGTTTGCCAACTGAAGAAGTCTttgtatggtttgaagcaaTCCTCTAGAGAGTGGTGCAAAAGATTTGATGCATTTATGACTACACATGGATTTTTGAGGAGTGCATTTGATAGTTGTGCGTATCACAAGAAGATGTCTGGTAATTCTATGATTTATCTAttgttgtatgttgatgatatgcttATTGCTGCTAACAACATCatagatataaatattttaaagaaactGTTGAGCAAGGAATTTGATATGAAGGATTTGGGAGTTGCAAAGAAAATCCTTGGAATGGAGATTTCAAGAGAAAATGGTGTTGTACATCTTTCTCAGAAGAGATACATCAAAAAAGTTGTTGAAATATTCAATATGCATATGAGCAAGCCTGTAAGTACACTGTTAGCTTCTCATTTCAAGCTTCCAGAGTTACAAAAGCCTTAGTCTATGGATGAGGTGGAGAATATGTCCAAGGTTCCTTATGCGAGCGCAGTCGGTAGAATAGTGTATGCTATGGTGTGCACACGTCCAGATATTTCTCAATATGCAATTGTGGTAAGCAGGTACATGGAAAATCCAGGAAAAAGGCACTGGGAAGCTCTCAAGTGGATATTGAGATATCTCAAAGGAGCTCTTGATGTTGGCCTAACCTTCCGTAAAAGTGAAGGTATTTCAATTCTCGGTTATGTAGATTCTGACTATGCAGGGGATCTTGATCGAAAGAGGTCCACAACTAGATACATCTTTACTCTCGTTGGCAGTGCCGTTAGTTAGAAATCGATTTTACAATTTATTGTTGCTTTGTCTACAACTGAGGCAGAATATATGGCAGCAACGGAGGCAGTGAAAGCTATTTGGTTGAAAGGTTTGGTGGCAGAATTGAGTTCGGTTTAGTCTGAACCAATTCTAAGACGTGATACTCAAAGTGCTatcatttgattaaaaataaaagatttcatGAGCGCACCAAACACATTGATGTCAGATTTCATTTTATTCGAGATATCGTAGAAGAGGGATCTATGAATGTTGAGAAGGTTATCACA
Proteins encoded in this window:
- the LOC138340395 gene encoding secreted RxLR effector protein 161-like; the protein is MDEVENMSKVPYASAVGRIVYAMVCTRPDISQYAIVVSRYMENPGKRHWEALKWILRYLKGALDVGLTFRKSEGISILGYVDSDYAGDLDRKRSTTRYIFTLVGSAVS